In one Jeotgalibacillus haloalkalitolerans genomic region, the following are encoded:
- a CDS encoding iron-containing alcohol dehydrogenase, with product MDTFTFYNPVKLIFGKDQTEQLKEEVPKYGKKVLMVYGGGSIKKNGLYDQITGLLKEIDAEVFELSGVEPNPRLTTAEKGIEIAKKENIDFILAVGGGSVIDCTKLIAAGAKYDGAAWDLVTKKAFASEALPFGTVLTLAATGSEMNAGSVITNEETQEKYGWGSPATFPQFSILDPQNTFTVPKDQTIYGMVDMMSHLFEQYYHNVSNTPVQDRLIESVLRTVIETAPKLVNDLENYELRETILYSGTLALNGMLQMGYRGDWASHNIEHAVSAVYDIPHAGGLAILFPNWMKHNLEVNEARFAQMAVRVFDVDPEGKSDREIGEEGIQRLREFWTEIGAPSTLADYDINDEKVDLMADKAMVNGEFGNFKKLNKDDVVKILTASL from the coding sequence ATGGATACATTTACTTTTTATAATCCGGTGAAACTGATTTTCGGAAAAGACCAGACAGAACAATTAAAAGAAGAAGTTCCTAAATACGGCAAAAAAGTACTGATGGTATATGGTGGAGGCAGTATTAAAAAGAATGGCCTTTACGATCAGATCACAGGTCTGCTGAAAGAAATCGATGCAGAAGTGTTTGAACTGTCAGGTGTTGAACCTAACCCTCGTCTGACTACAGCTGAAAAAGGGATCGAGATTGCGAAGAAAGAAAATATCGACTTTATCCTTGCAGTAGGTGGCGGAAGTGTCATTGACTGCACGAAGCTGATCGCAGCAGGTGCAAAATATGACGGCGCTGCATGGGACCTTGTTACAAAGAAAGCATTCGCAAGCGAAGCACTGCCTTTTGGTACAGTACTGACACTTGCAGCGACAGGCTCTGAAATGAATGCAGGATCTGTTATCACAAATGAAGAAACACAGGAAAAGTATGGCTGGGGAAGCCCTGCAACATTCCCTCAGTTCTCAATTCTTGATCCACAAAACACATTTACAGTGCCGAAGGATCAGACAATCTACGGCATGGTAGATATGATGAGTCACTTATTTGAGCAGTATTATCACAATGTCTCCAATACACCAGTGCAGGACCGCTTGATTGAAAGTGTTCTTCGTACAGTCATTGAAACAGCACCGAAGCTTGTCAATGATCTTGAAAATTACGAACTGCGCGAAACGATCCTGTACAGCGGGACACTTGCGTTAAATGGCATGCTTCAGATGGGTTACAGAGGAGACTGGGCATCACACAATATCGAACATGCTGTATCAGCTGTATACGATATCCCGCATGCCGGCGGTCTTGCTATCCTGTTCCCGAACTGGATGAAGCACAACCTTGAAGTAAACGAGGCGCGCTTTGCCCAAATGGCAGTCCGCGTATTTGACGTAGACCCTGAAGGTAAATCTGACCGTGAAATCGGAGAAGAAGGCATTCAGCGCCTGCGTGAATTCTGGACAGAAATCGGCGCACCATCAACACTTGCCGACTACGACATCAACGACGAAAAAGTCGACCTGATGGCAGACAAAGCAATGGTTAACGGTGAGTTCGGTAACTTTAAGAAATTAAATAAAGATGATGTTGTGAAGATTCTTACTGCGTCACTTTAA
- a CDS encoding DUF378 domain-containing protein: MHTVQRIALVLTVIGALNWGLVGFFEFDAVAAIFGGVESAGARLVYGLVGIAGLINLGLLFKSWEPAPIEERDPATV; encoded by the coding sequence ATGCACACGGTCCAGAGAATCGCATTGGTTTTAACAGTGATTGGCGCACTGAACTGGGGATTAGTTGGATTTTTTGAATTTGATGCAGTAGCAGCAATTTTTGGCGGAGTTGAATCAGCAGGCGCACGACTGGTATATGGACTGGTCGGAATTGCAGGACTGATTAACCTGGGATTATTATTTAAATCTTGGGAGCCGGCTCCCATCGAAGAGAGAGATCCGGCAACGGTTTAG